The Candidatus Dormiibacterota bacterium DNA segment CTCAAGCTGGCGGACGTCGTCGTGACGGAAGCGGGTTTCGGCGCCGACCTGGGGCTCGAGAAGTTCGCCCACATCGTGGCGCGCTACGGCCATCTGAAACCGGCCGCGGCGCTGGTGATAGCGACGGTGCGCGCGCTCAAGTCGCACGGCGGCGTGCCCCTGGCGAAGCTTGGGGCCGAGGACCTCGAAGCCTTGAGGCGCGGTGCCGAGAACCTCGCCGCCCATATCGATATCGTCAAGGCGTTCGGCATGCGCTCGGTCGTCGGTGTCAACCGATTTCCGACCAACACAGAACGGGAGCTCGAACTGTTGACCGAGCTGGCCCGCGAGTTTGGCGCCGACGCGGCGGTCGTCAATGATGGCTTCGGTCACGGCGGGGAAGGGGCGGTCGACCTGGCCGAGGCCGTACTCGCGGTCACAAAGAATGGCAGCAACTTCGCGCCGCTATATCCGCCCGAGACGCCTATCCGTGAGCAGATTCAGACGCTCGCACGGCGAGTCTATGGCGCGGCGGACGTCGAGTTCCTGCCCGAATGCCAGAAGCGCATCGACTGGCTGACCGAACGTGGGATGGGGACCTTGCCGGTGTGCATGTCGAAGACGCACCTCTCACTCTCGCATGACCCGGCGCTGAAGGGCCGGCCGCGCGGCTTCACGCTGCCGGTCCGCAACGTTTATCCGTCAGCCGGCGCCGGCTTCGTCGTGGCGCTCGCGGGCGACATCCAGCTGATGCCCGGGCTGGGCAAAGAACCGGCCTATACGCGGATCGATATCGAGCCAAGCGGACAGATCACCGGCCTGACCTAGGGTCCATCGTTCGAAGCCCGGCTAGTTGGTGGCGGTCCCGGCGGTCCCCTGGAGACCGCGCAGCGCCTCGATCATCCCGAGGTGTCGCTGGACATGATCCAGGTAGAGCATGGTGTTATGGGCATAGGTGTCGTTGTCAGGATCGTCCGCGATCGGCGTAAAGATCCTTGCCTCCGGCAAGGCCTCCAAGATTGTCCGCAAGCGAGCGAAGACGCGTCGGGCGTAGTCGATGACCGCCGCTTTCTCCGGTAGCCGAAGCGCGTCGGCGGCCTCGTCGTCCATTTCCGTGCCAGTGTCGCGGCGGCCCATGTGCCCGATCGGCAGGCCCCACTGTTTCGCCAGCGATTCAGCCGCCCAGATCTGCTGGGGCGGTCCGAACCGGCCTGCGAGCTCCGGCGTTTTCTCGACAAGGATCTCCGCGTAGCGATCATCCCAGCGGGCGATGTGCCAGACCTGCCATGCCACGCTGTGGACCCGCGTTCCCACGGATTTCGCGAATTGGCCATCGTCCGTGGCGTCAGCGGACTCGATGACCCGGCCGTGCGCGATGGCGTAGTTCTTGACGAGCAGGCTGAGGGCGTTCTCAGGCACCCTGAAACACTACTCCGCCGCGGCGTCGAGGAGCCAGTTGGCCAGGTAGCTGGCAAACGAGGAGCGGACGTAAAGGTGAAATGCCGTTTCCTCGTCTCGCCGCTCGACGATGACCTGGGCCTTCGCCAGCAGGGTCTGGGCACAGCAGCCGGGGCCGAACGAGCGTGGATCGAGATCGATCGGGACCCCGTGCGCCAGCAGGTCGCGCGCCTTGGTGCCGCGGATCTCGAGTAGCGTACGGTTGGCGGATACGTCGACGATCGAACCCAAGGCACCGTTGAGACCATTGCGCAGCGCCTGTTCCAGGGCTTCGTGCTGACTGTCGGAACCCAGGACCAGCCATTCGTCAGGACCCAGCCATAAGGCTCGGCGGTCTTCCCTTGAAGCGGCCGTGTTCGGCACCACCGGCAAGGCGAAACCGAGAGCCGACTCCAGTTGCTGCATCAGGCCCGCGGCTTTGGAGTCAGCCCGAAGGTTGATTTGCGAGAGGAACGGAAGCTCGCGGATGGAGACGTCGCCACCGTTCATTGCTGACAGGGCGGCGAAGCGGTCCGCGTAATCGGCGAGCGCGCTGCGCCGAACCGCCTCAGCTATCACGGCGGGTGTTTTCCTTGTCGTAGAAGATCGGCTCGGTCACGATCGCGGCGACGACATGCCCGTTCAGCGGCGCGTGGACGGTGCTGCCCAATCGCTCACGCCCACCCTGCAGCATGGCCAGCGCAAATGTCCGGCCGAGCGTCGCGCTCCGATAGCTCGATGTCACGTGGCCGGCCATCTTGACGGGCACTACAGCGTCGGGTTGCTGAGCCAGCTGCGCACCTTCCGGAAGAAGCTGATTCCCGTCGACCGGCAGCAGACCGACCAGGTGCTTCCGATCCGTCCGAGCCGTATCGCTCCGCCGGTGGGAGCGCTGCCCGATGAACGGTTTCTTCTTCGACACGATCCAGCTCATGCCCAGGTCCTGTGGCGTCACCGTGCCGTCAGTCTCCTGGCCGCAGATGATGTAGCCTTTTTCGGCGCGGAGCACGTGCATAGTCTCGGTGCCATAAGGCGTAATCCCAAACGGCTCGCCAGCCACCATCACGGCTTCCCAGAGCTTAAGTCCATACCAGCTTGGCGTCCAGAGCTCGTACGCCAGCTCGCCGGAGAACGTGATCCGGTGCAGACGCACGGGAATGCCCGCGGTTTCGCCCTCGCGAATCGCCATAAACGGGAAGCTCTGCGCATCGATGGCAAGCTTCGGAAAGAGCGCTGATACAACCTCGCGCGAACGCGGACCGACCACGGCCACGTCGGACCACTGGTCCGTCACGGATGTGAGGCGAACGCGGAGATCGGGCCACTCGGTCTGTAGCCACTCCTCCATCCAATCGAGCACGGCCGCCGCGCCCCCGGTCGTGGTCGTGGCAAGCCAGTGGTCCGGCCGAAGGTGCATCACGACGCCGTCGTCGAAGACCATGCCATCCGCCTTGCACATCAGACCGTAGCGGCACGAGCCGACCTTGAGCGTGTCAAACGCGTTGGTATACATCCGATTCAGGAACTCGACCGCATCGGGCCCCTGGATGTCGATCTTGCCCAGCGTCGAGGCATCCATCACCGCCACGCCCTCTCGTGCTGCGTGGCACTCGCGCAGCACCGCCGCCTCCGTGTCCTCGTCATGTCGCGGGAAATACCAGGGGCGCTTCCATTGGCCGACGTTCTCGAAGACGGCTCCATGTCCGACGTGCCAGGGATGGATGGCGGTTACGCGAATCGGATCGAAAAGATCGCCGCGATTTCGGCCGGCCATCAGGCCAAACAAAACCGGCACGTACGGTGGGCGGAACGTTGTCACGCCCACCGCGTCGACGGGCTGCCCGAGCTGCGTGGCCACGATGGCGGTCTCGTTGATGCCCGCTGTCTTGCCCTGGTCGCTGCCGGTGCCGATCGAGGTGAACCGCTTGACGTGCTCGACCGACTGCATGCCGGTGCTGAGGGCTCGCCGCACATCCGCCACGGTCACGTCCCGCTCGAGGTCGACGAAATGAGTCGACCAGTCCCGTCCATCGCCGGGGACCACCCAGTAGGGCATGATCGTGCCCTGGCCGCGCCCACCGAGGTCTCCGGTCGCGGCGCCGACGACGTCAACGTTAGGCAGCGCGCCATCCGGCACGAAGCACGCAAGACCCTGGTCGTATCGAAGGCGACCTTGCGCCTGGCTGAACAGATGCAGCGTCGGATTGAAACCACCCGAGACGCATAGCAGGTCGCACTCGATTTCTCGTGTCGCATCCGGTCCCCTCAGCGAGCCGATCAGGACGCTCCGGAGGCCTTCCTCGTCGCCACCCGTATCGACGACGGCTTCTCCGGCCCGAACGTCGACGATCGCCTCGACGCTGATGCCGGCACTCTTGAGGTCGGCCGCGACGAGATTGGTGCTGTCGTTGTTCGTGAAGATCACCGCCCGCGTTCCGGGCGCCACCCCGTAGCGGTTGACGTAGGTCCGGGCCGCGCCCGCGAGCATGACGCCGGGCCGGTCGTTGTTCGCGAACAGCAATGGCCGCTCGTGGGCGCCGGTCGCGAGCACGATCCGTTTCGCCCGGACCTGCCAGAGGCGGCCGCCGCCGGGCCGGCGCTGCGCGACCAGGACCAGGTTCTGCTCGTAGTGGCCAAAGGCCGTCGCGCGGGTTAGTAGCCGGACGTCCGGTTGTGAATGAAGGGTCGCGAGACTCGCGTCGAGCCAATCGCTCCAGCCGGCACCCAGGAGCCGCCCGCCCAGCTCCGCCTGCTCATCGACCAGGATCACTCGGCCGCCTGTCTGGCTGGCATCGAGGGCTGCGGTGATGCCGGCTCGACCGCCTCCGACGACCAGCACCTCGCAGTGGGCGTAGACCTTGTCGTATCGGCCGGCGTCCGGCTCAGCGCTCAGCCGCCCGAGGCCGTTCAGCCCGATCGCCTCCAGCCCATCGAACAGCTCGACCTGCGTGGCGCGAAGCATGGTGTCGTGGCCGACATGCACGAGCGCATTCGGTTCCTCGACGCCTGCCGAGAAAACGCCGCGAGGACGTTCGTACGTCACGCTGTGGGCGATCACCCGCACGTCGTTCGCCAGCAGGGCCGACGCCAGGGTGTCGCCGTGGTACGCGCGGTATGGCGAGCCATTGAAGCTGAAGCGAATCGGGCGCGCGCGGTCGATGCGGCCGCCCGAAGCCAGCCGGCTCATGCTGGCGTGATGGTGTGCGTGACCGTGTCGCGAATGAGGCTGAACCAGCGCCGGCAGCCGGCGGTGTGCACCCAGCGCTCGGCCATCGTTCCCTTCGGATTCGGCCGGAAGAAGATATAGCGTGCCCAGTGCGCGTCGTCGGCCGACTCAGGATCCGTCGGGTAGGCGACCTGTGCCGCGCCGCCGTACCGGAACTCGATGTCCTCGCGGTCGCCGCACCAGGGGCAGGGGATGAGCACGGCTAGTGCGCCACCGCCGCGGCGCCATGCTCGTCGATCAATGCGCCTGTGGTGAAGCGCTCGAGCGTAAAAGGCGCGTTCAGCGGATGCGCTTCGCCATGCGCGATGGTGTGCGCATACACCCAGCCCGCTCCCGGTGTCGCTTTGAACCCACCCGTGCCCCAGCCGCAATTGATGAACAGGTTCTCGATCGGCGTCAGTCCCAGAATGGGCGACGCGTCCGGGGAAACGTCGACGATGCCGGCCCAGGTCCGCAGCACGTGGGCGCGGCTGAAGACCGGGAACAGCTCGCAGGCGGCCGCCAGCTGGTACTCGATGACGTGCGGAGAGCCGCGCTGCGCATAGGAGTTGTAGGGATCGATCCCGGCGCCCATGACCAGCTCGCCCTTATGCGCCTGGCTGACGTAGACGTGAACCGCGTTCGACATGACGACGCAGTTCAGGACCGGCTCGAGCAATTCCGAGACCAGAGCCTGAAGGGGATGACTCTGGATGGGGAGGTCGAGGCCGACCATGTCGGCCAGCACCGTTGAATGCCCGGCGGCGCAGAGCGCGACCTTGTTCGCCGCGATCAACCCGCGGTTGGTGTGCACGCCACGGACCCGATCGCCGTCGAGGTCGAAACCGGTGACCTCACAGTTCTGAATCAAGTCGACCCCCATCTCATCGGCCTTGCGCGCGAACGCCCAGGCAACGTAATCGTGTCTGGCGATTCCACCCCGTCGCTGCAGCGTGCCCCCGATCACCGGGTAGCGCACATCGGGCGAGACGTTGACGATGGGGCAGAAGGCTTTAATCTCGGCGGTTGTGAGCCATTCGGCATCGATCCCGTTCAGCCGGTTCGCGTTGATGCGCCGCAGCCCTTCGCGCCGGTCGCCCAGGCTGTGTACCAGGCTGAGCACGCCGCGCTGGCTGAACAGGATCTCGTAATGGAGCTCGTCGGCAAGGTGCTCCCAGAGCTTGAGGGAGTGCTCGTAGATCGCGGCGCTCTCGTCCCACAGGTAATTCGAGCGAATGACCGTGGTATTGCGGGCCATGTTGCCGCCCGCCAGCCAGCCGCGCTCTAGCACCGCGACGTCGGTGATGCCGTGATTCTTCGCGAGGTAGTAGGCCGTGGCCAGGCCGTGGCCGCCCGCGCCGACGATGACGACCTCGTAGGCGCGTCTTGGCTCCGGGTTGCGCCACAGATGTTCGGGATGCGGGTGCGGTTCGCCCATTGTTGTGCTGGCCCTTATATATAGAGGATGGTGGAGCCGGATTCAGAATGGTGGCGGAGCTGGTTCGGGCCAGGCTACCTAGCCCTCTACGACGACTACCTGGCTGAGCGGACACCAGTCGAGATCGATCGGCTGGAAGCCCTGCTTGCCTTGTCGCCGCCGCTGCGCATCCTCGACCTCCCGTGCGGCCAGGGCCGGCACGCGATCGAGCTGGCGCGCCGAGGCTACGACGTCACCGGCGTCGACCTGTCGCCCTTCCTCCTGAAGGTGGCGGAGGAGCGCGCCCGGACGGATGGCGTCCGAGTTCGGTGGCTCGCGGGCGACATGCGGGAGCCGATTGCGGGCGAGCGGTTCGACGTCGTCCTCAACCTCTTCACCAGCCTCGGCTACTTTGCCGATGAGGCGGATGATCGCAAGGTGGTCGACGCCGCCGCGGCGATGCTCACGCCCGGCGGCCGCTTCCTCCTCGAAGTGATCAACGGCGAGCGGCTGATGGCCAGGTTCGAGGAGCGAGAGTGGTTCACCGTCGGCCAGGCCGCGGTCGTCGAGCGGCGCTCCCTCGATCGCACCGCGCGGCGAATGGTCGTCGAACGAACGGTGACCACCCCCAACGACACCGAGGTCAACCTCCACGCGATCCGGCTGTACGACGGACACGATGTCAGCGCGATCCTGCGGAGCGCGGGCTTCGGCCGCGTCGACCTCTACGGGGATTGGAGCGGCGAGCCGCTCACGTCCGAGAGCCTTCGGGTGCTCGCGGCCGGTACCATGGCCCGGTGAAGCTCCTGCTCGAAATCGTGATCTCCGCCATTCTGCACCCGCTGGCCTACCTGCTTGCGCTCATCAACATCCTGGGTCGGAGTGACCTCAACGCCGGCCAGAAATTGATCTGGGCGATCATCTGCATCGTTTGGGGGGTCGGGCCGATCGTCTACATCCTGATCGGCGGCGGCGAGCTCTGGTAGCTCGATCACACGGTCGCCCGCAGCACGTTGGTCGCGCCGGCGATCTGGAGCGGTCCCGTGCCGAGCTCCGCCTCGATCGCATGAACGCCGCGCGCCAGGATGGCCACTCGTTCCGTCGGGGGGATGGCGTCGAGACGGACGGCCATTGACCACCACCCCGAGGCCCTCTCGATGAAATGTTGCGGGCTCGTCCAGGTGGTCGACTCGTCGAATCGCACGACGCTCGCTTCACGAAAGCCGGCCTGCCGTGCGACGGTGGCGAAGGCGCGCTCGTCCTCGACCGTCCGTCGGGTGTTGAACTGATCGTGGGCCCTCGGCGCCGGCGGCAGGTGGCCGCCGACCGCGCGCTCGAGGATGGCTTGTGCCCCACTGGGCTGTGAAGGATCGATGGGCACGCTTGCCGCGAACCGGGCGTCGGGCTTGACGACGCGCCGCGCCTCGGTCAACGCTCGCAGGAGATCGGGGACAAACTGCAGGCCGTGGCCGCACACGACCGCATCGAAGTGGGCATCAGGAAAGCGAAGGTCCTCCATGTCCATTAGCTCGAAACGCAACGGAAGGTCCGGCGGTGCGTCTGCCCGGGCCAGGTCGATCATGCCCGGGGCCAGGTCGATCCCGACGACTTCGCCATCGGGCGACACCTCACGCGCGAGGCGGTAGCTCAGCGTGCCCGGCCCACAGGCCAGGTCGAGGATCCGCTTGCCTGGGGTGGGATTGACCCACTCGATGACGGCGGCTCGGCCGCGCGATTCGCTGCGAGCCATCACCTCATCAAGGCGCTGCTTGTACGCCGCAGCGTGGCGGCTGAAGGTGCCCGGGTACAGGTCCTTGGCGGCTGGCTCTTCCAAACAAAAAGGGCGGGAGCCGCGCTCCCGCCCTTCAGCATAGTCAGCGGTTAGTCGCCGTCGCGTTCGTCGGGCGGCGTCGTGCAAGGTACCGTCTGCGTGATCGTGATCTGGATCGTCTCCGTGATCGTGATCAAGACGGTCTGGCAGGTCACCGTAACCGTGCCGGTCGAGTGACCATCGCCCAGGGCGATGATCGCGATCGTGTTGAGCTCGGCGAGCTCATTCTCTTCGTCTTGCGGCGTCACGAACTTCAGATGGGCGAAGCGATCCTCGTCCGCCTTGATGGCGGTGACGATCGGCAGGACGCTGCCGTGGATCTGCGACTTCGCGGTCGCCAGTGCCGGCTGGACCTTGGCCGCGACCTTCGAGGTCGAAACCGCCTGCGTCACCTGCGTGCTGCAGCCGTTTTCGGCGGTGTTGAGCTTGGCGATGACGGCATCGCCCGCCTTCTTGACGGCGCTCACCAGCACCACCTTCTGGTGCTCATCGGCCGGTTGGACGACGGCGATGGTGTTGTGGTCGTCGTGCGAAACGATGATCAGGGTCGTGGGGACAGCCGCGACGGTCAGCACGCTCACCGCGGTGACCGTGATGATTCGTTCGCTGATCCACGTCGTCAGGATCGTAAACATTACGGGGCGACCTCCTTGAGGATCGGATCCTCTAGCAAGATGAACGCACCATAAAAGTGGGCCATCGAGCCTCCCCGGCGCCTGTTACAGGGTTGTGCGCCCGGCGGCCCCGGGTGCGACCGGGTTGTGGGCCGGTCGTGACCTGAACCGGCTCCGGAAGATCGGCGTTTGTGTTGACGCCTAAACTCGAGCGCGGCTATACTTCTGCCCAACAATGGACTCCGGGCAGAGGGGGTGCAATCCAGTTGTCGGAGATCAAGGTCCGCGAGAACGAGACCTTCGAGAGCGCCCTACGCCGCTTCAATAAGAAGATCAAGCAGAACGGTGTTCTCTCCGAGGTTCGGCGGCGTGAGCACTACGAAAAGCCCAGCGTAAAGCGCAAGAAGAAGATCGCGGCGGCGCGTAAGCGGCGGGCTCGCACGACGTAATCGGCCCGTCCTGAGGGGACACGATCCCTGCTGAAGAGATGAGACAGCGCAGCTCATCGGCGATCGACCAACTCCGGCGGCGCGGGCGGCTCTTCGCACGCGACCTTCGGTTGGGGCACATCGGCGCGGGCAGGCGCTGGCCGCCCTACCTTCGGCCTGCAGCGATCACCCTCATCCTGGCGCTGGCGACGGCCCTCGTCGTCGCCCAGAACTTCCTGCCGAACCGGCTCAACCTGCGCGCGGGTGAGGTCTCCAGCCAGGACGTCGTCTCGCAACGGTCGGTGCGCTATGAGAGCCAGACCAGGCGTGACGAAGCGCGGGCCGCCGCCGCGGCACAGGTGCCGGACCAGTTCGATGGCTCGGTCAGCATCCAGCAACGCCAGGCGATCGATTCACTCGCGACCAAAGTTTCCGACCTGCGCCGGTCGTCGGCCTCTGGGCCCGACCGTTCGGCGCAGCTAAGCCTTCTGGAGCCGCAGCTCAGCGATGCGCAGCGGCAGTATCTCCTGCAGGCAGACGAGGGCACCGTGGCGACGGTCTTCAAGAGCGCGGGCGACATCCTGCAGCAGCTCGAGAGCAACGGCATCAAGGCCGACACACTGAAGAGCGCCTCGGACACCGCGCAGACGCGGGCGGCGGCCCTCAAGCTGGATGCCACCGGCGCCTCAGTGGTGGCCACCCTCATTCGGGCCAATTTGAAAGTCAATTACCAGCCGACGGAGACCACGCTCAAGCGACAGCAGGCGAGTGACGCCGTGCCCGCGGTCTTTGTGACCGTCGCCCAAGGACAGACGATCATCCGCTACGGCGACCTGGTCACGCCATTCCAGCTTGAGGAAGCCCAGGCGGTCGGCCTGCTCGCGCCCAAGACGGACTGGGCACGCATCCTGGCCGTCTTCATGCTGGTCATCATCCTGTTCGCGGTCGCCCTCGGCTACCTGATGCAATTCCGGCCGGCGATCCTCCGAGACCCGCGACAGCTCGCCACCCTCGGGGGATTGATGCTGGTCCTGCTGCTCGTGGCCAAACTGGTTGTTCCGATCAACCCCAACACGCAATACCTCGTGCCGATGGCGGCCGTGCCCCTCCTGGTTGCCGCCTTGATGGATGCCGGGCTGGGCATCATCGTCGCGATGGCTGTCGGTTTGCTGACCGGCATCGTCGCCGATAACGTACTGCCACTCACGCTGGTCGGCTTCCTGGGCGGAGCGATCGGCTCGATCTATGTCCACCGGCTCGAGCGCCTTGGCCAGTGGGTCACCGCCGGCATCCTGGTCGCCGGTGCCCAGTTCGTGACGCTGGTGTCGCTCTCACTGATCGAGCGGCACCAGTCGCTCGACGAGATTCTCACCATTGGTGGCCTCGCGCTGATCAACGGGCTGGTCTCGGCCCTGATCGCGGCCGGCCTGCTCACCTGGCTCGGCGAGATCACCCGTGTCATCACCCCGATGAAGCTGCTCGAGCTGATGACGCCGAACAATCCGCTCCTGAAGCGCTTGATGGTGAGCGCCCCGGGAACCTACAACCACTCGATCGTGGCCGCCAACCTGGCCGAGGCCGCTGCGGAGGCGGTCGGCGCCAACCCGGTGCTGGCGAGAGTCGGCTGCTATTTCCACGACATCGGCAAGATCCGGCGGCCGCACTTCTTCGTGGAGAACCAGGCGGACATCGGCAACATCCACGAAAACCTGTCGCCCACGACCAGCTCGGACATCCTGAACGCGCATGTCACCGAAGGCGTCGAGCTGCTCAAGCAGTATCAC contains these protein-coding regions:
- a CDS encoding DinB family protein — encoded protein: MPENALSLLVKNYAIAHGRVIESADATDDGQFAKSVGTRVHSVAWQVWHIARWDDRYAEILVEKTPELAGRFGPPQQIWAAESLAKQWGLPIGHMGRRDTGTEMDDEAADALRLPEKAAVIDYARRVFARLRTILEALPEARIFTPIADDPDNDTYAHNTMLYLDHVQRHLGMIEALRGLQGTAGTATN
- a CDS encoding 2Fe-2S iron-sulfur cluster-binding protein yields the protein MSRLASGGRIDRARPIRFSFNGSPYRAYHGDTLASALLANDVRVIAHSVTYERPRGVFSAGVEEPNALVHVGHDTMLRATQVELFDGLEAIGLNGLGRLSAEPDAGRYDKVYAHCEVLVVGGGRAGITAALDASQTGGRVILVDEQAELGGRLLGAGWSDWLDASLATLHSQPDVRLLTRATAFGHYEQNLVLVAQRRPGGGRLWQVRAKRIVLATGAHERPLLFANNDRPGVMLAGAARTYVNRYGVAPGTRAVIFTNNDSTNLVAADLKSAGISVEAIVDVRAGEAVVDTGGDEEGLRSVLIGSLRGPDATREIECDLLCVSGGFNPTLHLFSQAQGRLRYDQGLACFVPDGALPNVDVVGAATGDLGGRGQGTIMPYWVVPGDGRDWSTHFVDLERDVTVADVRRALSTGMQSVEHVKRFTSIGTGSDQGKTAGINETAIVATQLGQPVDAVGVTTFRPPYVPVLFGLMAGRNRGDLFDPIRVTAIHPWHVGHGAVFENVGQWKRPWYFPRHDEDTEAAVLRECHAAREGVAVMDASTLGKIDIQGPDAVEFLNRMYTNAFDTLKVGSCRYGLMCKADGMVFDDGVVMHLRPDHWLATTTTGGAAAVLDWMEEWLQTEWPDLRVRLTSVTDQWSDVAVVGPRSREVVSALFPKLAIDAQSFPFMAIREGETAGIPVRLHRITFSGELAYELWTPSWYGLKLWEAVMVAGEPFGITPYGTETMHVLRAEKGYIICGQETDGTVTPQDLGMSWIVSKKKPFIGQRSHRRSDTARTDRKHLVGLLPVDGNQLLPEGAQLAQQPDAVVPVKMAGHVTSSYRSATLGRTFALAMLQGGRERLGSTVHAPLNGHVVAAIVTEPIFYDKENTRRDS
- the rpsU gene encoding 30S ribosomal protein S21 encodes the protein MSEIKVRENETFESALRRFNKKIKQNGVLSEVRRREHYEKPSVKRKKKIAAARKRRARTT
- a CDS encoding sarcosine oxidase subunit beta family protein; translated protein: MGEPHPHPEHLWRNPEPRRAYEVVIVGAGGHGLATAYYLAKNHGITDVAVLERGWLAGGNMARNTTVIRSNYLWDESAAIYEHSLKLWEHLADELHYEILFSQRGVLSLVHSLGDRREGLRRINANRLNGIDAEWLTTAEIKAFCPIVNVSPDVRYPVIGGTLQRRGGIARHDYVAWAFARKADEMGVDLIQNCEVTGFDLDGDRVRGVHTNRGLIAANKVALCAAGHSTVLADMVGLDLPIQSHPLQALVSELLEPVLNCVVMSNAVHVYVSQAHKGELVMGAGIDPYNSYAQRGSPHVIEYQLAAACELFPVFSRAHVLRTWAGIVDVSPDASPILGLTPIENLFINCGWGTGGFKATPGAGWVYAHTIAHGEAHPLNAPFTLERFTTGALIDEHGAAAVAH
- a CDS encoding HDIG domain-containing protein, with product MRQRSSSAIDQLRRRGRLFARDLRLGHIGAGRRWPPYLRPAAITLILALATALVVAQNFLPNRLNLRAGEVSSQDVVSQRSVRYESQTRRDEARAAAAAQVPDQFDGSVSIQQRQAIDSLATKVSDLRRSSASGPDRSAQLSLLEPQLSDAQRQYLLQADEGTVATVFKSAGDILQQLESNGIKADTLKSASDTAQTRAAALKLDATGASVVATLIRANLKVNYQPTETTLKRQQASDAVPAVFVTVAQGQTIIRYGDLVTPFQLEEAQAVGLLAPKTDWARILAVFMLVIILFAVALGYLMQFRPAILRDPRQLATLGGLMLVLLLVAKLVVPINPNTQYLVPMAAVPLLVAALMDAGLGIIVAMAVGLLTGIVADNVLPLTLVGFLGGAIGSIYVHRLERLGQWVTAGILVAGAQFVTLVSLSLIERHQSLDEILTIGGLALINGLVSALIAAGLLTWLGEITRVITPMKLLELMTPNNPLLKRLMVSAPGTYNHSIVAANLAEAAAEAVGANPVLARVGCYFHDIGKIRRPHFFVENQADIGNIHENLSPTTSSDILNAHVTEGVELLKQYHFPTTVREIVQQHQGTTVKRYFYRQALEQGLDVREDDFRYPGPRPRSKEAAIVMIADTVEASARTLKDRSTEGIRDHVHRMLQGFVRDGQLDECDLSFRDLRLVEEAMANMVVSIYHARIEYPAAVAETAVAGAAVDTTGGGHDGTLDTEDKTIPLPRPATRPRPSPS
- a CDS encoding sarcosine oxidase subunit delta; amino-acid sequence: MLIPCPWCGDREDIEFRYGGAAQVAYPTDPESADDAHWARYIFFRPNPKGTMAERWVHTAGCRRWFSLIRDTVTHTITPA
- a CDS encoding class I SAM-dependent methyltransferase, producing MVEPDSEWWRSWFGPGYLALYDDYLAERTPVEIDRLEALLALSPPLRILDLPCGQGRHAIELARRGYDVTGVDLSPFLLKVAEERARTDGVRVRWLAGDMREPIAGERFDVVLNLFTSLGYFADEADDRKVVDAAAAMLTPGGRFLLEVINGERLMARFEEREWFTVGQAAVVERRSLDRTARRMVVERTVTTPNDTEVNLHAIRLYDGHDVSAILRSAGFGRVDLYGDWSGEPLTSESLRVLAAGTMAR
- a CDS encoding PLDc N-terminal domain-containing protein — encoded protein: MKLLLEIVISAILHPLAYLLALINILGRSDLNAGQKLIWAIICIVWGVGPIVYILIGGGELW
- a CDS encoding sarcosine oxidase subunit gamma family protein, yielding MIAEAVRRSALADYADRFAALSAMNGGDVSIRELPFLSQINLRADSKAAGLMQQLESALGFALPVVPNTAASREDRRALWLGPDEWLVLGSDSQHEALEQALRNGLNGALGSIVDVSANRTLLEIRGTKARDLLAHGVPIDLDPRSFGPGCCAQTLLAKAQVIVERRDEETAFHLYVRSSFASYLANWLLDAAAE
- a CDS encoding methyltransferase domain-containing protein; protein product: MEEPAAKDLYPGTFSRHAAAYKQRLDEVMARSESRGRAAVIEWVNPTPGKRILDLACGPGTLSYRLAREVSPDGEVVGIDLAPGMIDLARADAPPDLPLRFELMDMEDLRFPDAHFDAVVCGHGLQFVPDLLRALTEARRVVKPDARFAASVPIDPSQPSGAQAILERAVGGHLPPAPRAHDQFNTRRTVEDERAFATVARQAGFREASVVRFDESTTWTSPQHFIERASGWWSMAVRLDAIPPTERVAILARGVHAIEAELGTGPLQIAGATNVLRATV